One part of the Chryseobacterium sp. 7 genome encodes these proteins:
- a CDS encoding YbaY family lipoprotein, which produces MRNYLLLFAATGALMLSSCTNPVKKSTTENPTPEASTAEASSENLKLEFTGSDHFAIKNPKFKVSLYAHDPLMADAPATLITEQEYEQTSVPFTIDMPVPKDAASRIDPKIADRMKYYVSIKWDSDGDGKAGEKRDIYIDHDKEFPNVKLNGEPQKIYLKILK; this is translated from the coding sequence ATGAGAAACTACCTTTTATTATTCGCAGCAACAGGAGCTTTAATGCTATCAAGCTGTACCAATCCGGTAAAGAAAAGTACTACAGAAAATCCAACTCCTGAAGCCTCCACGGCAGAAGCTTCCTCTGAAAATCTTAAACTGGAATTTACAGGTTCAGATCATTTTGCTATTAAAAACCCTAAATTTAAAGTAAGTTTATATGCTCACGATCCGCTTATGGCAGATGCTCCGGCTACATTAATTACCGAACAGGAGTATGAACAGACATCGGTGCCGTTTACAATCGATATGCCAGTTCCTAAGGATGCTGCCAGTCGTATTGATCCCAAAATTGCAGACCGTATGAAATATTACGTTTCCATCAAATGGGATTCTGACGGGGATGGCAAAGCAGGGGAAAAAAGAGATATTTATATTGACCATGACAAAGAATTTCCTAATGTGAAATTGAATGGAGAGCCACAAAAGATTTATCTTAAAATATTGAAATAA
- a CDS encoding MmcQ/YjbR family DNA-binding protein — MDANEILDYCLAKKGVTESFPFDNETLVLKVDTKMFLLMGLERQPLAINVKTDPEWSAELREQYPQITGAYHMNKTHWNSVLLDGLKRDLVFKLIDQSYDLVFKSLTKKAQNEVNSL; from the coding sequence ATGGATGCCAACGAAATTTTAGACTATTGTCTTGCTAAAAAAGGAGTTACGGAAAGCTTTCCGTTTGATAACGAAACACTTGTACTTAAAGTAGATACCAAAATGTTTTTACTGATGGGCCTTGAAAGACAGCCTTTGGCAATTAATGTAAAAACAGATCCTGAGTGGAGTGCAGAACTTCGTGAGCAATATCCTCAGATTACAGGAGCCTATCATATGAACAAAACCCACTGGAATTCTGTATTACTGGATGGCTTGAAAAGAGATCTGGTCTTTAAACTTATTGATCAGTCTTATGATCTTGTTTTTAAATCTCTGACGAAAAAAGCTCAGAATGAAGTGAATTCACTATAA
- a CDS encoding NAD(P)H-binding protein yields the protein MKALVIGATGATGKDLVNQLLNDKEFDEVDIFVRKPVDIQNNKLKVHVVNFEKPEEWKEMVKGDVAFSCLGTTLKDAGSKEAQKKVDFDYQYEFAKAAKENQVEDYILVSAYGANPDSKIFYSKMKGQLEEAVKQLHFNKITIFKPGMLERKDSERTGEVLGSRIIKFANKLGLLESQKPLPTDILAKAMINSSKIKSNGYSSIKLGNIFCFAEKSNE from the coding sequence ATGAAAGCTCTGGTAATAGGCGCTACAGGTGCCACAGGAAAAGATCTCGTCAATCAATTATTGAATGACAAAGAATTTGATGAAGTGGATATTTTTGTCAGAAAACCTGTCGATATTCAGAATAATAAGCTTAAAGTTCATGTTGTGAATTTTGAAAAGCCTGAGGAGTGGAAAGAGATGGTGAAAGGAGATGTAGCATTTTCTTGTCTGGGAACTACTTTAAAGGATGCCGGAAGCAAGGAAGCCCAAAAGAAAGTAGACTTTGACTATCAGTATGAATTTGCAAAAGCAGCGAAAGAGAATCAGGTGGAAGATTATATTCTGGTGTCAGCTTATGGCGCGAATCCCGATTCTAAGATTTTCTATTCTAAAATGAAAGGACAACTGGAAGAAGCTGTAAAACAATTACATTTCAATAAGATTACTATTTTCAAACCGGGAATGCTTGAACGAAAAGATTCTGAAAGAACCGGAGAAGTTTTAGGCAGCCGGATCATCAAATTCGCGAATAAATTAGGTTTACTGGAAAGTCAAAAGCCTCTGCCAACTGATATTCTGGCAAAGGCAATGATTAATTCTTCAAAAATAAAAAGCAACGGCTACTCCAGTATAAAACTTGGAAATATCTTTTGTTTT